Sequence from the Phragmites australis chromosome 6, lpPhrAust1.1, whole genome shotgun sequence genome:
GAAGGCCAAACATTTGTTCACGCTTCTCAATTCTCTAGCTACTTGTCTCTTTACAATCACACCATGCTTGTTTTCTTAGGGCCTACAGTGCATTTTCTACATTCTAAACTAGATTTACCGTTGTTTCACGGAGGGTCACCACAGCAGATGAATCCGTAAGATGACATGTTTCTATGGTAGTGTTATATCTCACATGTTTTACCAAAATTACTGTGTACTAATTGTCTATTTCTTTCAGCTTGGCTTGGTGATTTGGTGCAAACAACTCTGTATGCATATTTCTTCTACTACCATTTCTTAAAGTAAACAGCATACTGTTGTCACCTATCATCCACATACTCCTctatttgataattttatgcTGATTATTGCAGTTGGAAGAATAATGTGAAGCTCGAGTTGCCTGCTTGAGCAGTGGTCGTGCCAGAAAATGTGCACCCTACATGACTCAAAGATTTCTAGAAATTAGTTGGTGATATTGGCAGGGAGAGATTGATAATAAGGTGAGCAGTTGCAGCTGATACTACAACCTTGGTCCTACCTTGGTCCCATGGGAAAACTAATACGCCTCGAAATCTAACGGTTGCTGATGAGCAGAAGTAGAATAGTCCTTTCTAGATCGGAATCCTTGCATTGAAGAAGTCAATACAGATGATCTATAAGCATCCGATGTTACAGGTTTGTGATCAACACTACGGATCAATCACTATAGGACTGATACAGTAACAAACCACCGCACATGCTACAACCATTGTTTTCCACTGTTGCTATAGTATTTGTGATTAGTACCGAAACCTGTAGATACAGACTCATTACACTATATAAATAACGAACCTCTGCATTATTTATCATTAACGCAGATGATCTGGATCCACCTTTTTTAATCCCCATACTTTTTATGGAAAAGCGCATACAATTCGGTTGGTCTGTTGTTTTCCTGCTCTATTTCACTTGCTGCAAACAAACAAGTGATTTTTCCAGTGTTTTTTTCTTCAACTTGCGTGAAACCGATATGTTCTGAATACGTATTTTCTGGTGCTTCGCTGTAACATTGTGCTCTTCATCAATACTTGATTACCGACCTAGTGTTCCCCCTCCCCATTAATTTAAGTGAAATCTGAAAAGAAgagattatctgctaatttcacttttaatttatttatttatttttattagtaaaatattttttatctgtAGTCGGTAATGAGATAGAAAGACTGAAAAATAAATGTggatgataaaaatagataaattatttatattttaaatacttttattagatgagagaaaaatataaaaaaagataatgCGAGAATTAATTTATGTTTTATACCGTAGAGAGTAGAGAATAGAAGATTTACGCCGTTGGTAACGAAGCCCGGCAGCGATAGGAGCATGGTAGATGGTACGGCCCATTAGCCGGCGGCAGCAACGCAGCCCAGAGACCCACTCGCCCAGCGTCCCAATTTCCCGACCTCGTCTCGGCGTTTCACTCTCGCACCCGCACTAGAAGCGAAGAGAACCCTAGGCGCCGCACCCGCGCGCCCGCGCCCGACGACCGACGACGCCTGGAGCCGGAGCCTGGACGCGACCCCGAGCCCGGCGCCGCTGCCCTCAGCTCTCCCCGccgcgcccccccccccaccccggCTCGCGGCTGCGGCGCGGCACGAGTCCCCGGTCTGGTGCTGGGTGCTGCCTACCGAGCCACTGAGGTACGGCGCCAGTTCCAAAGCTTTGTTTCCGAGATGGGTGCTCCAGTCCTGTCCAGTTCGTCGCGGAATTGTTCGCTGTAGTCTGTTTATTTTGACAAAAACTGTCGTGGGGAGCGATCTAGCTGTAGGGATTAGGGTCTGGTTCTCGCCGCGCCTGATCTGAGGCGGAATTGGTTCGGCCGCTGGTTCATCGCTCGTGTTCTTCGCGGATGAACTGGATGGGGCAGTCGTATTCAGAGCTTTGTTTTTTTATGGTTGTTCGTGCGTAAGTAGGGTAGCGGGTTGGTGCATCCTGTAAGTGTACCTTGTCAAATTCTGGGTGTTTTTGCTGATTAATTAAACTATGATCAATATGATGCGAACAGTAGATGATGTTGTAGTTCAGGTCATTTAGGAGACTGCCAACAATACCGGGCTCATGAATTCTTGTACTTTGCTGACTGCCAAATGATGGCTTTTGGTAAGTGCCAAATCTCTCATGGATAGATGACCTTATGCTGCTATTCTCCCCTGCATATTGGTGTGTGGCATTTGGGAACTAGAAGCAGCTAAAGCATTCTACCTTTTGTGGATAATGGGAAATGGTTCATATGGAAGAGTAGTTTTTCTGGCACCAAGTTACTCTGTTTGTGTTGATGCGAATGGAATGATCAATTTATGTGAATAATTGATTACATATTTAAATTAGCTTCAAAACTTGTAAGATAGCCACCTTGCAATGCTGGAACTGACTACATTTTTATTTGTTGCTCTATTTCAAAGAATAAGTGTATATATATGCCTCTATTTGTGTGCTACAAGATATTTGTGGCGTCCTATTTACTGTTggttttgtttttgttcttttgGAGGGGCAGAATATTACACTCACATTGCTGATAGTAGGATGAGTCTCTGTACAATAGCAAGATGGCTACGTCTTTCAAGACCGTCCTCTGGCACTCGTCATTCAGCAGTTTGGGCACATCTATACAGCACTGAGGCTGCAAAGGACACGGGTGCTAATAAGTACAAATACCCTGAAGTATATGACCCATATGGGCCTATGCCACCACCGTCTGAGAAAGTTGTGGATCTAGCTGACCGTATTGCTGCTCTCCCTCCTGAGGAGATCAAACAAATTGCTCCGGCCCTCCTCCTCAGACTGAACCAAGAGCCACCACAGGCGATATCTGGCCTGGGTTTCAGTTTTGGTCCTCAGGGTGGTTCTGGGGCTGGCGCTGCAAAGGCTGAGGAGAAGAAAGTTGAGAAGACAGTCTTTGATGTCAAGTTGGAGAAATTTGATGCTGCTGCAAAGATCAAGATTATCAAGGAGATCAGGACATTTACGGATTTGGGGCTGAAAGAGGCGAAGGAGCTAGTGGAGAAGGCCCCGGTCATTCTGAAGCAATCACTGACAAAGGAGGAagcagaggcaatcatagagaagATAAAGGCAGCTGGTGGTGTTGCTGTGATGGAGTAAAGGATAATCTCCTGGACACAGCAgacctttttctcttcttcctatTTTTGTTGCCATGATCAGGCATTTGAGATTGCGCATTGCAATGCCTCTATGCTGGAGGGAGTAGTTCAGTTATGTTGATAACCAAAGTGAGAAAGGAACTTGAGATTTAGTTGGTATGATGATAGCCATGATTTGTTCTAGAATAAGCTGTTCTTTGGGCTCTACACAACTTTTCTGGTGGAATGCCCAGCACCGTAACTCAGTGAATGAACGTGGACACCATTGCCATGAATCTGATGCTCATACCTTTTGTTTCTCTTGTTGTATCTGTTATGACTTGAAAAATCTTCGCAATGGGTTAGGGAGCGTGAAATCTTCGCTGTCAAACATGTTTCAGTTACACCACGATGTAAGAATATCATTGTTCTATTGGGTTTTCAAGAAATCTAATGTTTTTAATTCAGTAtttcatcatattaaccatttAACCATCATTTCACTTTGTGTGCGCGTGTTGATGAAGCATTCCATCTTGTGTTCTTGGATTCAGTTACTAGTGAGAGAAACTTTCTGATATTTGAATTCCTTTGAAGTATTCCTTGTTACAAATCGGTAAAAAAGCTGAATAAGCTGGCAATGCCGTTCATATTAACAGATCAGTGGCACACATcaaaacaagaacaagatcattGCCCCAGCCTCCAAAGTTCAACCCTGTCCTTATGTGGCATGTCACGGCCTCACTCCGTCCTCCATGCCTGAAGGAAGAAACAGAAGTCAGTCCCTTCACCCTGGATGCCGTTCCCTCCGCTGTCCTCCTGGACCTCCGGCGGGGCGCCGGGCTTGAAGACAAAGGCCGCCTGCGAGCCCGGGCCGGCAAAGAGCCAGTCGTGCACGTCCCAGATCACCTGCACCGGCGCCTCGTCGACGAGCACCGTCTCGTTGCCCCGGAACTTCCACTGCAGGTTCTTGACGTGCACCAACACGAACCCGTCCACCGTGATCCACATCTCCGGATCCCTTGAGCCGGCCGCGAGGGAGCTCTCCACGACGATCTCGTGCTCCTTGCTCCTCCTGGGGTCGAGCCGCGCGCGCGCTGCGAAGCTGCGCCGGCCGAACACGCTCTCCCGGCGACACATCAGCACGGCGTCCTCCAGCGAGGGCCGGGACTTGGTCCGCTTGTACGCGTCCTTCTTGCAGTCGCCGAGCAGGAGGACGACCTCCTCGTTGCTCACCAGCGCGACGTAGTAGCCGCCGGCCGGCTCCGGGCTGCTGCTCGCGGCGAACTTGGCCGACCGGAGGTCCCAGAACATGTCGACGCGGTCGCCGCCGACGTCGAGCGCCTTGGCGCCCTTCTTGCTCCAGAACGGCCACGGCTTCAGCTCCACCTTGTGGGTGACCggcccgtcgtcgtcgtcgggcCGGTCGATGGAGATGGTGAAGGACTGGTTGATGAGGTTCTTGTTCCAGACGGCGGTGACCAGACGCGGGACGGCGTTGATCTTGGCGAGGTACACCGACACCGTGGAGCATTGCGCCGCGGCCGCCAAGGACGGCGCCTTGCCGGTGGCCAAGTCGTCGCAGGACGTCGCGCCATTGTTGCCGCGCCCGTCGTGCTCCTCCATCTTTCTGTACGGCTCGAGAGATTTGGAACGCTTGTGCATGATCAAAAAATCAATCCTCCGAATTGTTCCTGTAGATTAATAATAAAATCCAACGCATGACCACGGGATATTCCACGTTTGTCGCGTCAAGAATGTTGTATACGATCAAGTTTCAGGCTCCTCCATGCTCCTGCATGCGCGGGGATGATTTCACGAACGACATTAATCAGCAGgtaacaaacaaaaaaaaaaggagaggaagaacatgaaAGGAATCGACAATCGAACACAAGAAAAATGGCGATGTATAAGTATAATTCGAGGTGATGAACATACCTTGGTGTCAGCTTGCAATCAATTGTGTTGGACAaaactcttcttttttcttataGAACGAGAGAAATTCCATTTTGGGCGCGAGAAAGAAGGTCGACGTAAACAGAGAAATGGCCAGGAGGACAAAACAGGAAAAAGGGTGACGGGCGTCTCAAATTAGTGCAGTTCTTTTATAACAGCTTCTACGTTTTCCAGGTGACGATCTACCCATGAGATTACATTCCAATGACGTGCTGCATTGTCAGCCCGCTGCTACTATTTATAGCCATAAGAAAAGAGGTTATTATATATGTACAGATATTTCCATGCATGATATTAGAAATAGGACTACAGAGGAGGAGGGCGTCTCTAGGAATTTGAAGCCCGGTGTGAAATGTAAAATAGGgctttaaaattaaaataaattatataactaAAGCACACTTTC
This genomic interval carries:
- the LOC133922451 gene encoding uncharacterized protein LOC133922451, translating into MHKRSKSLEPYRKMEEHDGRGNNGATSCDDLATGKAPSLAAAAQCSTVSVYLAKINAVPRLVTAVWNKNLINQSFTISIDRPDDDDGPVTHKVELKPWPFWSKKGAKALDVGGDRVDMFWDLRSAKFAASSSPEPAGGYYVALVSNEEVVLLLGDCKKDAYKRTKSRPSLEDAVLMCRRESVFGRRSFAARARLDPRRSKEHEIVVESSLAAGSRDPEMWITVDGFVLVHVKNLQWKFRGNETVLVDEAPVQVIWDVHDWLFAGPGSQAAFVFKPGAPPEVQEDSGGNGIQGEGTDFCFFLQAWRTE
- the LOC133922452 gene encoding uncharacterized protein LOC133922452 encodes the protein MSLCTIARWLRLSRPSSGTRHSAVWAHLYSTEAAKDTGANKYKYPEVYDPYGPMPPPSEKVVDLADRIAALPPEEIKQIAPALLLRLNQEPPQAISGLGFSFGPQGGSGAGAAKAEEKKVEKTVFDVKLEKFDAAAKIKIIKEIRTFTDLGLKEAKELVEKAPVILKQSLTKEEAEAIIEKIKAAGGVAVME